tctgggcccactcggtaatgcatcatcataatgagctcaatgtgactaaggagttagtctcgggatcatgcattacggtacgagtaaagagacttgccggtaacgagattgaacaaggtattgggataccgatgatcgaatctcgggcaagtaacataccgattgacaaagggaattgcatacgggattgattgaatcctcgacatcgtggttcatccgatgagatcatcgtggaacatgtgggagccaacatgggtatccagatcccgctgttggttattgaccggagaggcgtctcggtcatgtctgcatgtctcccgaacccgtagggtctacacacttaaggttcggtgacgctagggttgtagagatatgagtatgcggaaacccaaaagttgttcggagtcccggatgagatcccggacgtcacgaggagttctggaatggtccggaggtgaagaattatatataggaagtcaagtttcggccaccgggaaagtttcgggggttatcggtattgtaccgggaccaccggaagggtcccgggggtccatcgggtggggccacctatcccggagggccccatgggctgaagtgggagggcaaccagcccttagtgggctggggcgcccccatgggcctcccccctgcgcctagggttagaaaccctagggtggggggggcgccccacttgccttggggggcaagtatcccccctggccgccgccccccatccagatgggctcctggccggcgccccccctcccagggggcctatataaaggggggagggagggcagtaacattacagccttgggcgcctccctcctcccctgctacacctctccctctcgcagaagctcggcgaagccctgccgagacccgctacatccaccaccacgccgtcgtgctgctggatctccatcaacctctccttcccccttgctggatcaagaaggaggagacgtcgctgcaccgtacgtgtgttgaacgcggaggtgccgtccgttcggcactcggtcatcggtgatttgaatcacggcgagtacgactccgtcatccacgttcattggaacgcttccgctcgcgatctacaagggtatgtagatgcactcctttcccctcgttgctagtatactccatagatggatcttggtgagcgtaggaaaattttaaaattctgctacgatccccaacacatgCCCCACCACCGGGAGGCGAATGTACCTCCGCGGCATGCCGGATCCAGCTGTTAAAATCGACCAAAAATCATACGATGCCGGAAATCCTCGGGACCTGGCACGGTGTCATCGTATGGCCCTTGTAGGGTATGGTGAAAGTTTTAGCACGTTTCGCAGAAGCCTGACCGGAGATCGCTTGAAACTGCACCATCTCGGAGGTAGTATCTAGCTATCGAGAGAGAACGTGTCtggtttgtgaaggaagtgcgtTGCCCGTTGCTCCATTGACCTCGAAACTTCTCGTGCTCTCAAAGGGGGCCATTGGATGACACGTGCCAGTACATGGCATTTTTCGGGCCCGCCTGCAATATTTGACACATTTACTGCATCCGTAGGGTTTAAACGCGAGAAATTGCAGATCTGCACGGCAGCCACCTAAAATGATGTCCAGAAGTGGTTTGTCAAATCATATATGATGTCTTTGCAGTATGTGTAGGCCTAGTGCAACAAAAGGAGGGGCAGGTCCCACCACCGTAGGGTGAATGTACCTCGGCAGCATGCCGGATCTAGCCGTTAAAATCCACGGGAAATCATATGATGCCGGAAATCCTCGGGACCTGGCATGGTGTAGTCATATGGCCCTTGTAGGGTGTGGTAAAAGTTTGAGCATGTTTCACAGAAGCCTGACCAGAGACCGCTTGTAAACTACACCATCTCCAAGGTAGTATCTAGTTATCGAGAGAGAACGTGTCCGGTTTTGTGAAGGAAGTGTGctgcccgttaatccgttggctATTTCAACCCTCCATCACGCTTGTATACATATATTAAGACACAATGCAAGTTttggtggcattgctacccccgaAGGCCCCCAACCGGCCTTACCCTAGCCCCGTTGACCCAGAGATCTAGGCCTTTGACTTTCACTGGACGCCCTTTGATAAACGGACTTTTCCACCTGGTTGTGATAGATCAGCCCATAGGAACATTTCAGAACAAGGTCTGGGCCCAACCCACCATCGGATCCCCCTCGTGTCGACCCGGCGcggccgtttcccccctccaagtgCCGACGGTAGCGCCTTCCGTGAAGGGGGTCACACTCCAGAGCTGCATGACGGGTGTTTGCACCCGACACCACACTTCTAGACATGTAAGAGGATCCAATGCAAGATTTGTGGCATAGCTAGCCCCCGAAGGCCCCTGACCACACTCATAGACACGCGAAGAACAATCCGTAGTGGGGGATTTTTTTTCACATACTCTTGCATCTTTAAAAAATATAAGAAATTGCCACACCTATTATATCACATGTGCCTACACTGTGTAAAAATTTCATGAATTGATCACACTCCGAGTGTTTAGAAATATTTCATGCAACGCCAAAACCGCAGAGGGATTACTTCGATTTCATTGCCATCcgttcggggggggggggggctcacaCCGGAGCCGCGTATTGCCTCTTCATACATGCCACCACACCTTAAGACGTGTATGAGGACCCGGGGCAATGCtctggtggcattgctacccccgaAAGGCCCCGACCGGCGTAACCCTGGACCACTTGACTCGGAGATCTACGCCTTTGACTTTCGCCGGACGGGATTTGACCAACGGACGTTTTCACCTGGTTGTTATAGGTCAGCCCATTCTGATAAAAAAAACATATAAAATTTGTCAAAATTGATCCAAGCATCAATTACTTATGCTTTTAACAAAGTACAAGGACCTATATGCAAAAGTACACGAGGTCACATTTCTAACATactcaaaaacaaaaacaaactgGATATTCATAATCTATGGAAAATTCTACCCCGAGTCGACGTATAATTTGTGTATGTTTAACTTTTTAGAAAAGTTAGATTTAAATTATTCAAATTTTAActtttaaaaaataataataatttaaaATAAAAAACTGATGATATCTATGCCTACGGCCATACCGTAGGCATAGTTGTCGGGGCTACCAGGAGGCGCCACGTGGCAGGGCTATGCCTACGGTCTTGCCGTAGGCATAGATGGAAAACTATGCCTACGGCTTTGCCGTCGGCATAgctctgccacgtggcagctcctagtaaaaaataataatatttaTGCCGACGACCGCCGTTAGGGCCATCGGCATAGATTTGACGGCGTCAACCCACCGTCTGTCCTCGGGCGACTAGGGCCacctctatgccgacggcctatcTATGCCTACGGCTGCCGTAGGCATAGATCGATGTATGCCGATGGCCTTACTATGCCTACGGCTGCCGTAGGCATAGatgggccgtcggcatagctccatctatgcctacggcagccgtcggcatagttAAGGCCGTAGGCATACAAGGTTATTCTGGTAGTGGCAGCTGCAGAGCGCGCCCGGCCGCCGACAGCACGCTGCTCTTCACGCTATATCCCTGGCGAGCTTGTACTTGGAGGCCATGGAACTGGTTCCCCTGCCGCTTCAGCATCTTGGCGGCGGATATCGCGGACGCCGTCTGAGCGTCGGCTTGCGCCTTCATGGCGGCGAGCTCCTCGGGCTTGGCCTTGGCGATTTTCTCGGTCACCTCGAGCGTCTCCGCTGGCCTTGCGTGGTTCAGGTGCTCGGCGGCTCGCTTGAAGTCGTCAGCCATCATGTTCTTCATGCTCTCGGTTGCGAGCTTCAGCAGGTCCGGGCTGGACATGAGCTGCCGCTGCATCCTGGCGAGGTCGTCGGCGGGTATGCGTCGCATCTGCTCCTCCGCCACCCGCAGCATCTCCGGATTCATCACGGCGATACCGACCGGCAGACCCAAGACGTCGCCGGTGGATGGATCGACGCGAGGACGAAGCAGCGGCCGGGAGCTCGCGGGTTTGGGAATTTGGGACTCGATCgtgtgtgtctctctctctcctttttcttttcttttctgtcCCTTCTGGTTTGGCGATTAGTTCGTGAGCTCTCGCTGCAATTTATGGATGGGGGTTTGGGAGGGGAGACGAAAACGGAGTCCGACTCCAATCCGAAACCGGAATAACTGTACATACGTACGATGGTATGGGCGCGCCGGACAGCGCCGTCATGTCGGTCGGCGAGAGCCCTTGCTTCGCGAACATGAACATCGGTGCGTGCAGTGCAGTGCATGGTGTTGTTCGATCGCCCTCAAAACGTGCGTGTATGTGCGCCTTCTACGATTGATCCACTTCTTTATTTGGGACTCAAATTTGGGTCATTTCAAAGATGTTAAAAAAATAGATCATGGTGAACGGAGAGTGATAGGGTAGACCAGAAGACTCCATCTCAGAGCATATTGTTTCTCGACATCTCAGAGCTCTGGCTAGCTGAAGGTGAAGTAGCGACATATTTTGAATTCTGTTCTCTGTACATTTCGTCGTTACTGCATTCAGTTTTAGGATAATCATCACACCACTGACTCAATATCTACCTAACCTTTGGTGCTTGCAGTGCAATTGATATGCCAATTGTGTTGTGTTATCTTCCATATGCAAATGAAGACACCATACTGTCAGGTTTCTTTCAAGCTCAGGTGGTGTGGTTCATGTGAAGCATCTGAAATTCATGATTCATTGAAGAAGACATCTGTGTGCGGCTGCAGAGAGTGGTATTCTAGCAGGTAATTTAGGGCACCTTGCAAACAACAAGTACTCcatccgtaaagaaatataataGCGTTTAGATAAACGTATAGCGTTTAGATAAACGTatttttagtgatctaaacgctattatatttctttacggagggagtactagacaATTTGCAAGACCAACTAGTCAAAAGATAATGGAGAGATGTTTTGGAGCCGTACTATGCCCCTTGGGCTTTGCCTTTCATATATACTAGTACATGATTACAACTTGAGAATCAAGTCAAGATCACATGGGATCAATCTAACAGATTTTACAATCCCTAATATCACGGGTGTGATCGCTACTTGATCATATGCCGGTTAAACAAGGCACAAGATATTTACGTTAACATTCCCCCTCAATCTCAACCAGCCACAAGGTTGAGATTGCGTCGTAATTTGTCCAACATGACCTTTGTCGCAGGTTTAGTGAAAGCATCCGCCACTTGATCACCAGAGGACACAAACCGGACATCCAGTGCTCCTTGTGCTACCTTTTCTCTAACAAAGTGAAAATCCACCTCTATGTGCTTCGTCCTAGCATGGAATACTGGATTTGTAGTGAGGTATGTGGCACCCAAATTATCACACCATAGGATTGGTGGACGAGACTGATGGACGCCCAATTCTCTAAGTACAGACTGTACCCAAGCCACTTCAGCTGCACCATTTGCAAGAGCCTTATATTCTGCCTCGGTACTTGAACGTGATACTGTTGGTTGCTTCCGAGCGCTCCATGATATCAGGTTAGATCCAAGAAAGACCACAAAACCTCCCGTAGAGCGTCTATCATCGGCACAACCTGCCCAATCAGCATCAGTGAAGACACTCAAAAGTGTGGAACTTGATCGACGAATCTGAAGTCCTGTGGCTATAGTACCCTTGATGTATCTCAATATGCGCTTGACAGCCTCCCAATGCACATCAGTAGGTTTGGACAAATATTGACAGACTTTGTTTAAGCAAAAGAAATATCAGGCCGAGTGAGCGTAAGATACTGCAAACCTCCAACCATACTGCGGTAACTGAAAGCATCATCATTAGTAAGAGGAGTGCCAAGATCTGCTGCCAGCTTATCTGTAACTGACATGGGTGTGGAAACCGCCTTGCAATTCTCCATATGTGCTCGGTGAAGAAGATCATCAGCGTACTTGCGCTGCGAGAGCACCATTCCCCCTGAGTTGTAGGTGGCTTCAACCCCAAGAAAGTAACCCAAACGACCAAGATCCTTGATAGGAAAGGACCGAGAGAGGGTGCGAAGTAGACGGTCCACCGCTTGAGAACAGGAGCCAGCAATGACAATATCGTCAACATAAACAATCATGTAAATAACCATAGAATCATGCTGGAAGATGAATAGTGAAGTGTCAGCCTTAGATGAGTGAAAACCGAGCTGTTGCAGCCGGTCACTAAGGCGAGAATACCAAGCTCGTGGTGACTGTTTCAAACCATAGATAGACTTCCGAAGCTTGCACACATGGCGAGGGTAGCTAGGATCCTCAAAACCGGGCGGCTGCTGCATATAAACGTCCTCATCAAGTAGTCCATGAAGAAAAGCATTGCTAACATCAATTTGTCGAAGACACCAGCCCCGTGAAACAGCAAGAGAAAGCACTAGGCGAACAGTTGTTGGTTTTACGACTGGGCTAAAAGTATCAAGATAATCAATGCCATACTGTTGAGTAAATCCACGAGCAACCAGACGAGCCTTATATTTGTCAAGGGAACCATCAGGATGTTGCTTGACTTTGAAAATCCACTTACAGCTAACAATGTTGGTGCCGGAAGGACGCGGGACAAGAGACCACGTCGCTGTGCGCTGTAGGGCAGAAAATTCCTCCTGCATGGCCGTCTTCCAAGCAGGATCAGCAAGGGCCTGCCTATGGGTGGAAGGTGCAGACATGACGACCGCACCGAAACCGCGACGATATGGATTGTACCGAACAGTGCCGTCCTTGGGAATCTTCGGACAAACAATGTTATTCTGGAGACGTGTGCATGCACCCTCCGCTGGAGGAGCCGCCGGCAGTGCCCGAGAAACCGATGGTGATGAAGGAGCGGCTTGCAGCGCCGGAGAGACGCCAGCTGGGGAGCCTGGTGCAGCAGGCGTCTCGGCTGTGTGCACAAGTGCACGGCCAGCAGATGCATCAGACGCTGGTACAGCTCGCTCGGGCGTCCCGAGCATAGACGAAGCTGGCGACGGCGGTTCACTCGGCTGGGCCGAGTCCGGCCCACTCGGTGAAGACGCAGGTGAGTCCAGCAACAGGCGCGTGGCGCCGACCGGTTGGCTGCATGGCGACGAGCCATGCATGTAGTTCGATCGATGGATGTCGATCGTGGCTGCTGGTCGCCTCGTGTCTGTTTCTGCAGGACAAAGTTCAGGAAACAAAAGTGACAGATTATAATTTCGCATATTAGCATCCTGAACTACTGGCTCCGTGGCTGGAAACGGCACTGGTAGATTTAAAGGGGACAAATCAGGACGAACACCGGTGGCGAATGGAAAAATATTCTCATCGAACACAACATCACGGGAGATGTAGATCCGACCGGTGGTTCTATCTAGGCACTTGTATCCTTTGTGGAAGGTACTATAACCAAGAAAAACACATCTTGGATCGAAACTCAAGTTTACGAGAGTTGTATTTGCGAAGACTAGGCCAACATGCGCATCCAAAAATGCGAAGGAACGAATAGTCGGGAGTGACATTGAGGAGGCGCTGCATGGGTGTGATGTTGTGGAGGGTCATACTAGGCATGCGATTAATAAGATAACATGCGGTAAGGAATGCTTCATCCCAGTAGCGAAGTGGAAGGGAGGAATGAGCGAGGAGGGCAAGCCCAGTCTCAACCAAATGACGATGCTTGCGCTCGGCTATACCATTCTGTTGTGAGGTGTGAGGACAAGACACACGATGGGAAATACCAACACGCTGAAAAAATTTATGCAAGCGGTGGTATTCACCACCCCAATCAGATTGGATCGCACGGATTTTTGtattgagaagacgttcgacatGAGATTGAAAATTATAGAAAACTTGTTCGACATCCGATTTATGTTTAAGAAGGTAAATCCATGTGAAGCGGCTGAAATCATCCACAAAACTAACATAATATTTAAACCCGCCAGATGAAGCAAGGGCAGGCCCCCACACATCGGTATGCACAAGCTCAAGAGGTGTTGTCGAAATACGTGATGAATTATGATATGGCAATTGATGGCTTTTGGCGCGTTGACACGCGTCACAAACAAAAGTCTCATTATTCGACGAACAAGAGAGTTTATTTGACCGAACGACAGACTCAACTACATTATTTGATGGGTGACCCAAACGATGGTGCCAGTGGCTTGAAGAAGAACGAATGCTGAAAAAAGCTTGATGCGATGATGACGATGACCGACGAAACGGTATAGGGTAGAGGCCATTGCGGCTTCTACCGAGAAGAAGCACCTTCCTCGTGAGTTTGTCCTTCACACAAAAGAAAAAACGATGAAATTCCACAAAAACTCGATTGTCCGAAACAAGACGATAAACAGAGAGGAGATGGTTCTGAATTTGTGGGACAATTAAAACATTTTTAAGGACAATGGGATCACGTGAGCCAGAAAGTTGAGTATGACCAATATGAGAAATTTTCAAACCTGCACCGTTTGCAACATGCACTTGGTCCTTCCCACTATAGCGCTCATGCGTCGTTAGACGATCAAGGTCGTTGGTGAGATGGTCGGTGGCACCGGTGTCCAGTAGCCAGTGGTTGTCGACGTGGCCGTGCGTCACCATGTTACCGCCATGGTACTCATCCGCCTGATAAGCGTGGTTGTAGCGTTGGCGACACTGAAGGGCGGAGTGCCCAAAAATACGGCAGATTTGGCACTTAGGACGAcggttgccgccgccgccgccgttgcggtTTCCATTGTCGCCACGACCGCCATGGTGCTGGCCGTTCTGGCCGCCATGCTGCTGGCTGCCATGGTTCTGGCCGCCATTGCGGCTGCCATAAGCTCCACCTCCGTTGCGGTTGCCATTACGAGAAGACGAGCCACCTCCATGGCGAACGACGTTGTTCACGGAGGACGAAAAATCGCCACCAGCTGCGGCGTGCTGCTCCTGACGGGCCTCGAAGCTGAGGAGATGCGCGTAGAAGTTGGTGAGGCTGATTGCTCCGTCGAAGATGGTGAGCGAAGCCACCAGGGGGTCGTACTCCTGACCCAAGCCACCCTGGATGTGGCCAATGATCTGTTCATCGGTCAGGGGGTCGCCGACAGCAGCCATGGCGTCGGCGTAGCCCGTCATCTTGTGGAAGTACTCAGACACGGACATGTCCGTTTTCTTGGTCTGGTTCAGTTGCGTGCGAAGCTGATGAACAGCAGCCCTATTCTGCGCAGCGAACATGGCGCAGAGGGCAGTCCATGCGGCGGCCGAGGAGGTCACGCGCGTCATCTGACCGAGGACTTCCTCGGTCATGGAGGACAGGAGGGCGCCAAGAACAGCCTGATCGGCCATCCACCAGACTGTGTACGCCGGGTTGGGCACCTGATGTGCCGCATCACCAGTGCCTTCGATGACTGTCTGCGGCGGCCGGGGAAAGGAGCCGTCGAGGTAACCGAAGAGACCTGCACCGGAGAGGTTGGGGACGACCTGCGCTTTCCATAAGTGGAAATTCGCGCGGGTGAGCCGGACAGTGATGAGTCCAGCAAGCGACGGCATGGAGATGGTTGGGGCGGAAGCGATAGAGCCGGCAGCGGCGGAAGTGAGGGCGCCGGCGGTGCTGTTGATGAGGGCGCCGATGGTGCTGGTGGTGAGGGCGGAGGATGTGCCGGTCATTGTTGGAAGACTAGAAAGATCGAAGCTCTGATTACCAAGTCAAAAGATAATGGAGAGATGTTTTGGAGCCGTACTATGCCCCTTGGGCTTTACCTTTCatatatactagtacatgcttaCAACTTGAGAATCAAGTCAAGATCACATGGGATCAATCTAACAGATTTTACAATCCCTAATATCACGGGTGTGATCGCTACTTGATCATATGCCGGTTAAACAAGGCACAAGATATTTACGTTAACACAACTGACAATTTCCATCTTCTACCTGAGAGAAGCAAATAACAGGAGCTTCCAGGCAGGAAGAGAAGGAGATGAAAGGGGGATTCCTGCTCTGTTGAAACCATCGCTGGGCAAATGCGGCACCGAGCAGGGGAATATTTCCTCGGATTTCACAAAGGTGGAGGCCACTTCTCTCTGATACATATGAGCTTTGCCTTTTATACTGACTGTTGTGCGACAAGCACTACTTTGCACTAGCATACAATACGCTTAAATTTTTTTAAAGATATTAGGTGGACAATCAGCTCTCTTTCAGTTTAGGCACTGTGGGAGTTTTCAGAAACGATTGCTTGTTCATAACTTTACTACCTTTTTTTTGCGAGAGAACTTTACTAGCTCTGCATTGATATGGGCCCTGGGTATGGTATCTGCAGAATGCTTTAGTAAAATTACTTATATCCAAAGAAAACATGCCATGTCTATAGAACACGCAGTATGCAAGCTAAATTAGTCACTGTCGAAGCTCGAGGAAGGGGACATAATGCCAATGGGCCTCTTCTCTTCGGGCGCAAATTTATATTTTCTCCGACAGAGATTGACATGTCTGTCATAGGGAGAAAAATGGTCAAATGATTCAAAACCGTCCAGTATACCTCATTTATTATTTCGAAAGACCAATCTTGCCTGTCCTCGTGCTGAATCGTAAACGCTATctcgttttttttttttttttttgaatatttttggTTGCAAAACGGGTGTGGTCTTTGGTCAAGCATATTTCCCATTGTCAATGGTCATTCATCGGATTATTTCCTGGAAACTGCGAAGCATTTGACAGCTCTGTGTGTGGTAGCCTGGTAGTTCGTGTTGACACGCCACCCGGGTTCTGCAAACACCTTGTGCTTTGGCATGTAATTCAGAGTTGACTCCGGTGTCCCTGACTCCCGGCCCTGCACTTCTCCCAGTTTTCTCCCTTGTCAGTATCATCGAGCTCGATCAAGGGCGTTCATCCACATAGTACTAGTTAGCAGCATGGCGGAGCGTCTTGCTGCTGTGCCGGAGTTGAGCACGACCAGCTTCACGGTTCCGTCCCCGCCGCGCGGCTCGTACCGCGATTTGATCCGGAGCGTTGGTGTCTCTGGTGGGCTCGTAAGACCGTCTCCCTACTCCCAGTCTGGCCATAGTGGGTCATCAGGAAACTCCACTGCCTCAAGTTCCTACCTGTCCAACTCCGGCATCTCCTCTCGTTCAGCCTCCGATGCCACAACTGATTTCGGAGCGAACGAGCTCACGGTGATCACTCACCGGATGTTCAGCGATGGGTACATCGAGCGCATGGTCCAAGCATTCGAATCCGGCGGCGACCCGAGCCGTGAGCTAGAGAAGTGGCTATTCGAGCTCGACGTGGAATGGGTTCTCCAAGTACGCGAGGGCCATGgcccacggcggcagctccagtTCCTTTTCCAGGTCCAGCTCCCATACAAGTCGGCATCGTGGCTTCAAGAATTGGTTGGGAGGTGGATTCTAGCTTTCATCATAATTCTTGTCAGCATAGAAAAGGTGGCCTTCACCGTCCAGGACATGCCGACGGTCGCACGGTTTGGCAAAGCGAGCATCTCGGCGATGCTTGTCTTTGTGGACGCCGTCATCCCAGTTCTCAAGGAGGGCAAGTTACAGGCCATGCTAGACATGTATGCCTGTGTCTCCCGTGCATCATACTACTTTACGACGCTCGTGGGCTCACCAGAAGCACACAGCATTTTCAACGAGATAGACGGCTTGTTGGAGATACGAGGAAACATGCTAAGCGAGGCCATATCCAGCACAATGGAGGAGGTGAGGACACTCATGGAGGACGACGACtcgtgggctattgagctcccgAGAGGAGGAGGCGATGTTCACCGGAATACCCGGTGCATGGTGGATTACGTCGTGTCGATGAAGAAAGCACGCGCATCGACGCTGAACTCTGCACTGAGCCACGACCCCGTGTATCTTGACGGGCTGATAGATGACACGATGGATTATCTGAAGGATCTGCTTCTGAGAAAATCGGAACTGTTCTTGGATCCAAGCCTCAGGTACCTGTTCCTGCTCAACAATTCCTATTTCGTAGCGCAAGTGGTGTCTGGGCCATCGGCTGAATGTGAAAAGTACATGGATAGCCATCTCGATGTTTCTTGGGGAAATGCGGTGTCCAGCCTATACTGCAAACCGAAATCCATTTTTGGTACCACACTGCTCTGCTGTTGGAAGTGGGACAACACCTCTTCAGTAGCTAAATTCCAGTCAGCGTTTCACAAAACGTACCAGGCTCAACGATTCTGGAAGGTCCCAGACCCTCAGCTCCGATGCGCGCTGCGAAAAATCATCACCAAGAGGATCGTTTCAGCTTACCGCAACTACCTGGAGGAGCATCCAGAGCAACAGAAATATGTTATTGACGGAAACAGCAGCCCAGAATGTTTTGAGAAGTTGCTGACAGAGCTATTTGAAGGATGAAAACTGCTTGAGGCATGGACGAGTAACAAAACGTATACGGAGACCGGAATTACTGTTTTGTCGTAGTATTTGGATTTTTTAAAGTAAAGTTATAGTTTGAGTTTGATTTCTTGCTTAAGCGCCAGGTACTTCAAGTGGCCAATCCGTGTGGGTGTGTTAAATGTTTTAAAGAGTAACATGATGTATGATGTGATATTTAAATTTATATACATCAATTGCCAGTATGGAAAGTTCAGTTATCATCTGAAGCTATGTTTGTCCTCCAATGCCTCAGTTTGCTGCTTGCCTGCTTTGTGGATTTTCAATGGTGCACCTGTAAAATGTAGCACGGTTCAGCAGTGATGGGGCCGAACAATGCATGATGCAATGTTCGTGGATTTTGTGGTTTTACCTGTGCGTCCTGTTATTTTGTTTGCTGACTGTCATTTAGTGTTTCTGCACCTTTTCCCCAATGTTTGTACAGTGATTTGATGAACGCATATGGGCTTTTGGCTCTGTTCAAAGTGATTTAGAATTATGTCTGGGTTAGCTAGGTAGCTGAAGGTGAAGAAGCGACAGACTTTGTATTCTGCTCTATGTACATTTGGTTGTTACTACATTCAGTTTTAGGATGATCATCACACTACTGACTCAATGTCTGCCTAACCTCTGGTGCTTGCAGTGCAATTGATATGTCAATTGTGTTGTGTTATCTTCCATAGCCCCATTTGTGCTTGCAGTGCAAATGAAGACACCATATACTGTCAGGTT
This sequence is a window from Aegilops tauschii subsp. strangulata cultivar AL8/78 chromosome 7, Aet v6.0, whole genome shotgun sequence. Protein-coding genes within it:
- the LOC109781836 gene encoding exocyst complex component EXO70A1-like, giving the protein MAERLAAVPELSTTSFTVPSPPRGSYRDLIRSVGVSGGLVRPSPYSQSGHSGSSGNSTASSSYLSNSGISSRSASDATTDFGANELTVITHRMFSDGYIERMVQAFESGGDPSRELEKWLFELDVEWVLQVREGHGPRRQLQFLFQVQLPYKSASWLQELVGRWILAFIIILVSIEKVAFTVQDMPTVARFGKASISAMLVFVDAVIPVLKEGKLQAMLDMYACVSRASYYFTTLVGSPEAHSIFNEIDGLLEIRGNMLSEAISSTMEEVRTLMEDDDSWAIELPRGGGDVHRNTRCMVDYVVSMKKARASTLNSALSHDPVYLDGLIDDTMDYLKDLLLRKSELFLDPSLRYLFLLNNSYFVAQVVSGPSAECEKYMDSHLDVSWGNAVSSLYCKPKSIFGTTLLCCWKWDNTSSVAKFQSAFHKTYQAQRFWKVPDPQLRCALRKIITKRIVSAYRNYLEEHPEQQKYVIDGNSSPECFEKLLTELFEG